In the Pontibacillus sp. HMF3514 genome, TTTCCTTAACCGTTTGAACTTCATCTGTCAGTCCATGACTATCACTTACAATTAAAACTTTTGGCACGCTTATCACTCCTTACTCAGATTGACTTAACCAACCTTCTAATTGTTTAAGCGCGTTACTTCTGTGACTAATGCTGTTTTTTTCATCTGAGGAAAGTTGCGCCATGGTTCGATCAAAACCTTTAGGATAAAAAACAGGATCATAACCGAATCCGTTTTCTCCTTGAGGTTCAGCACCAATTTGACCTTCACATGTTCCTCTTTTATATACCGTTTCTTTCCCTGGTCTTGCTAATGCTAAAACACAAACAAAGCGTGCTTCACGGTCTTCTTTTCCTTCAAGCTCATTTAACACTTTTTGAAGGTTTGCCTGATCATCTTTCTGCTCCCCAGCATAGCGAGCAGAATACACACCCGGGCGTTTGTTTAAAGCATCTACTTCTAAACCAGAATCATCTGCAAGAACAGGAACTTGTATAATGTCTGAAATCGTTTCTGCTTTTAATCGAGCATTTTCTTCAAATGTTTCCCCAGTCTCTTCTACATCAGGCAGAGTTTCATCCAAATCATTCATAGCTATAGTCTCAATTCCGTATTTCGAGAAAAGCTGACGAAACTCCCTAATTTTCCCTTCATTTCCCGATGCAATTACAATTTGGTCCATGCCTCTTACCCCTTTTACGAATTTTGTTGGCGATTGCGATCAATATGTTTATTTAGATCTCCAAGGATTTCTTTTTGTTGATCAAATAATTCCTTAATCCCTTTTTGTGCAAGGCCAACCATTTCTTGAAGTTGAGTATAGGAAAAGGTAGCTTCTTCCCCAGTACCCTGCAATTCAACAAACTCTTCATTCCCTGTCATGACGATATTCA is a window encoding:
- a CDS encoding XTP/dITP diphosphatase, translating into MDQIVIASGNEGKIREFRQLFSKYGIETIAMNDLDETLPDVEETGETFEENARLKAETISDIIQVPVLADDSGLEVDALNKRPGVYSARYAGEQKDDQANLQKVLNELEGKEDREARFVCVLALARPGKETVYKRGTCEGQIGAEPQGENGFGYDPVFYPKGFDRTMAQLSSDEKNSISHRSNALKQLEGWLSQSE